One part of the Prochlorococcus marinus str. MIT 9313 genome encodes these proteins:
- the stpA gene encoding glucosylglycerol 3-phosphatase, with amino-acid sequence MGHIDLDQLLAEMVSTEDLLIVQDLDGVCIPLVKDPLTRVLDPAYVWAAKSLEGSFSVLTNGEHGGHRGVNCVVERALGDPQLPAKQGLYLPGLAAGGVQLQNCYGEISHPGISDAEIAFLAALPSRMKTLLEQRLPALLPQITSDEIQTLAKMSVLDTELSPTILLNGLFSLSPDDVGIQQSLQIMLHELMNELMNSAISAGLPNSFFLHIAPNMGCDGQRERLKPAAPGDVGTTDIQFMLKGAVKEAGLVVLINKHIAKHKGRAPLGKDFDVRSAPKTHQGLLDLCRKHIPVDQMPLLMGVGDTVTSNPSPDGTGWLRGGSDRGFLTLLQNLGATYNRTNRVVLVDSSGGEVYRPSLADERLQGISDPEDPLHFDVLVPSGPSTYVAWFRSLAERRSGR; translated from the coding sequence ATGGGCCACATCGACCTCGATCAGCTTTTGGCTGAGATGGTCAGTACTGAAGACCTCTTGATCGTTCAGGATCTTGACGGCGTTTGTATCCCTCTTGTCAAGGATCCTCTGACGAGAGTTTTGGATCCTGCCTACGTATGGGCAGCCAAAAGTCTTGAGGGGTCTTTCTCTGTACTGACCAATGGAGAGCATGGCGGACATCGTGGAGTCAATTGTGTAGTCGAGAGGGCTTTGGGTGATCCCCAGCTGCCGGCTAAGCAGGGCCTCTACTTACCGGGATTAGCCGCAGGCGGAGTGCAACTGCAGAATTGTTATGGCGAGATCAGCCATCCCGGCATTAGTGATGCAGAAATTGCCTTTCTTGCTGCACTGCCTAGCCGAATGAAGACCTTGCTGGAACAGCGTCTCCCTGCATTGCTTCCCCAGATCACCTCTGATGAGATCCAAACCCTCGCAAAGATGTCAGTTCTTGATACAGAGCTATCGCCCACAATTCTCTTGAATGGCTTGTTTAGCCTGTCTCCTGACGATGTTGGTATTCAGCAATCCCTGCAAATTATGCTGCATGAATTGATGAATGAATTGATGAATAGTGCAATAAGTGCTGGTTTGCCTAATTCGTTTTTTCTGCATATTGCTCCCAACATGGGCTGTGATGGACAACGGGAGAGGCTCAAGCCTGCTGCCCCTGGCGATGTAGGCACCACTGATATCCAGTTCATGCTCAAAGGTGCTGTCAAGGAAGCCGGACTAGTGGTTTTGATTAACAAGCATATCGCTAAACACAAAGGCAGAGCTCCTCTCGGCAAAGACTTTGATGTGCGTTCAGCACCTAAGACTCATCAGGGATTGTTGGATCTCTGCCGCAAACATATTCCTGTTGATCAGATGCCACTGTTGATGGGTGTGGGTGATACGGTTACATCCAATCCATCTCCAGATGGAACTGGATGGTTACGTGGCGGAAGCGACCGCGGTTTTCTTACCTTGCTACAGAATTTAGGTGCAACTTATAACCGAACCAATCGAGTGGTTCTTGTCGATAGTAGTGGTGGTGAAGTATACCGACCTAGCTTGGCGGATGAACGTTTACAAGGGATCAGTGATCCTGAGGATCCCTTGCATTTTGATGTACTGGTTCCTAGCGGCCCCAGCACATACGTGGCTTGGTTTAGGTCACTTGCTGAACGTCGTTCAGGTCGTTAA
- a CDS encoding AAA family ATPase has protein sequence MRLLHCHLENIRRHRFLDLDFSPGLTLISGANESGKSSLVEAMHRGLFLKATASGSLVEALRSNLFPGHPLIELSFEAKGAIWSLSKRFSGQSGSVRLDGTGQEVPLSGSAAEELLAKLLGVDEIVGSRQAARVLPSRWAHLWVLQGLAGQNLLDQGPQHYDLNGLMQQLEQRAEVSLQSSLDQKVSTELEALVEATFTSRGVRRNSLLWQCQQQRERAEDALKTAELQRDSFESTSAELDQLEHELDLLTSDRKPALKKRRFELQTQQEQTRQDEAALLLYRQQLEPLQLRKKQLQSVLHANNQIHNEFLLCQKNLEDGSEQQTLLKHSLSETKKQIETTQQKLNDLDQQRSDWELRGLQMRRLEELTQLKLQRESLQRQHNEQQRLRKQSQTLQIQLDALPDLGVAKLQRLRDCYDQVKACAIRIETMASEFNLERADQPVIVDGFPLKEGQKKRLTSSFTVNVGDGVCFHINPGQGTGIEELKRDHERNLLKYTETLKAWQVKSLEEAEQKINHRNQLSQQLNLVNEQLNGCQDGHDGNISLSLQRKQLQNRQEELEQEMTSESELSKLDDSLFSNDGSLNQLLDLDTIRVELKRYRQSYRTISESIKVIKLRLQQLHREEYEQDKNLQKLTLSIEVLSAKQIERKQHMKSLLAEHGPEPEIEEKLLKLNQSLTHLGQKVSDLEQQLGKQTLQAIKSALAELDAQEKRLQEHLQLLSGQRGALRERCEGLGSLEPYAALEEARVNFNQAKLEEREQLMLAHAQQRLLKSFQQAQAELSNRYTTPLSQAICSYLEPLLGNENDRCHLSFDPHDGFRELGLRRDGQNVQFRDLSGGMKEQLNGALRLSIADALKGGHGDCLPILFDDAFTNTDPDRIETVLRMMTQAVKRGLQVIVLSCDPTPYETIADKTIYLPSP, from the coding sequence ATGCGCTTATTGCACTGCCATCTTGAAAATATTCGCCGTCATCGGTTCTTGGATCTCGACTTTTCGCCCGGATTGACGTTGATTTCTGGAGCCAATGAAAGCGGGAAAAGCTCACTTGTGGAGGCGATGCATCGAGGCTTATTTCTCAAGGCTACTGCTAGCGGATCGCTAGTAGAAGCGTTGCGCTCTAATCTTTTTCCAGGTCACCCCCTCATTGAACTTTCTTTTGAAGCCAAAGGTGCGATCTGGTCGTTGAGCAAACGCTTTAGTGGTCAGAGTGGCAGCGTAAGGCTTGATGGAACCGGGCAAGAAGTTCCACTCAGCGGTTCTGCGGCAGAAGAGCTCCTAGCAAAACTTCTCGGAGTTGATGAGATCGTTGGCAGTCGTCAGGCAGCGCGAGTCCTTCCGAGTCGATGGGCTCATCTCTGGGTGTTACAGGGACTCGCTGGCCAGAATCTTTTAGATCAAGGACCCCAGCATTACGACCTCAATGGGTTGATGCAGCAATTGGAGCAACGGGCAGAAGTGTCTTTGCAATCATCTCTTGATCAAAAGGTGAGTACGGAGCTGGAGGCTCTTGTGGAAGCCACTTTCACGAGTCGAGGGGTTCGTCGTAACTCACTTCTTTGGCAATGTCAGCAACAACGAGAGAGAGCGGAAGATGCTCTTAAAACTGCAGAACTGCAACGGGACAGCTTTGAATCCACCAGTGCAGAGTTGGATCAACTTGAACATGAGCTTGATTTGCTCACGTCAGACCGCAAACCTGCCCTCAAGAAGCGACGTTTCGAGTTGCAAACGCAACAGGAGCAGACCCGCCAGGACGAAGCTGCTCTGCTCCTTTATCGACAGCAGCTCGAACCTCTTCAACTGCGAAAGAAACAACTGCAAAGCGTCCTTCATGCTAATAATCAAATCCACAATGAATTTCTCCTCTGCCAGAAGAATCTTGAGGATGGCAGTGAGCAGCAGACTCTGCTTAAGCACAGCCTTAGTGAGACCAAAAAGCAGATTGAGACCACACAGCAAAAGCTCAATGATCTGGATCAACAACGATCGGACTGGGAATTAAGGGGTCTGCAAATGAGACGGTTAGAAGAACTCACACAGCTCAAGCTTCAACGCGAATCCCTCCAACGACAGCACAACGAGCAACAACGCTTGCGCAAACAATCCCAAACACTGCAAATTCAACTCGATGCACTGCCTGATCTTGGTGTGGCTAAGTTGCAGCGTCTTCGTGATTGTTATGACCAAGTCAAAGCATGTGCTATTCGCATTGAAACGATGGCATCTGAATTCAATCTAGAACGTGCAGATCAGCCTGTAATTGTCGATGGTTTTCCCCTGAAGGAGGGTCAGAAGAAACGCCTTACATCAAGCTTCACCGTGAATGTTGGTGATGGAGTGTGCTTTCATATTAATCCTGGCCAAGGTACGGGAATTGAAGAACTAAAACGTGACCATGAGAGGAATCTTCTGAAGTACACGGAGACCCTGAAGGCTTGGCAAGTGAAATCTTTGGAGGAAGCCGAACAAAAGATTAATCACAGGAATCAGTTGAGTCAGCAATTGAATCTTGTCAACGAACAACTCAATGGATGTCAAGATGGACATGATGGAAATATAAGTCTATCTCTACAGAGAAAACAACTGCAAAATCGTCAGGAAGAACTTGAACAAGAGATGACCTCAGAATCAGAACTTTCAAAGCTAGATGATAGTTTATTCTCCAATGATGGAAGCTTGAATCAACTTCTTGATCTCGATACCATCCGCGTTGAGCTTAAGCGATATCGTCAGAGCTACAGAACCATTAGTGAGTCAATTAAGGTGATCAAGTTGCGACTTCAGCAGCTGCATAGAGAAGAGTATGAGCAAGACAAGAACTTACAGAAGCTTACACTTTCGATTGAGGTGTTAAGTGCAAAACAAATCGAACGAAAACAACATATGAAATCTCTTTTGGCTGAACATGGTCCTGAACCAGAGATTGAGGAAAAACTACTTAAACTTAATCAATCACTGACTCATTTGGGACAGAAGGTTTCTGATTTGGAACAACAGCTCGGAAAACAAACTCTACAAGCCATCAAGTCAGCTCTTGCAGAGCTGGATGCCCAAGAAAAACGTTTGCAGGAACATTTACAGCTGCTTAGCGGACAACGAGGAGCTCTGCGTGAACGCTGTGAAGGGCTTGGAAGCCTTGAACCTTATGCTGCTCTTGAGGAAGCCCGCGTAAACTTTAATCAGGCCAAGCTGGAGGAGCGTGAACAATTGATGCTTGCTCATGCACAGCAAAGACTCTTAAAATCATTTCAACAAGCTCAAGCTGAACTATCAAATCGATATACGACTCCACTTAGTCAGGCAATTTGTTCTTACTTAGAGCCCTTGCTTGGTAACGAAAATGATCGTTGTCACCTTAGTTTCGACCCTCATGATGGTTTTCGAGAATTAGGCCTTCGACGTGACGGTCAAAACGTACAATTTCGAGATTTAAGTGGCGGCATGAAGGAACAGCTCAATGGGGCTCTTCGTCTTTCGATCGCAGATGCCCTCAAAGGAGGACATGGCGACTGTTTGCCAATTCTGTTTGATGATGCTTTTACCAATACTGATCCAGATCGCATCGAGACAGTGCTCAGGATGATGACCCAGGCGGTAAAGCGTGGCCTTCAGGTGATTGTGCTCAGTTGCGACCCAACCCCTTACGAAACAATTGCTGATAAGACTATTTACTTGCCAAGTCCTTAA
- a CDS encoding metallophosphoesterase family protein yields the protein MPRFLHTADWQIGKPFRNITDPHKRFRLQQQRILSVSRIAAVAEEHNVDAVLVAGDLFDSSTVPSAVVMEVLEVIGSMNRPVLVIPGNHDHGGAGGVWQRQDVQRQLKERAPLMQLLLKPEPVLLDQALVLPCPLLRQRDSEDPSAWISQLDWQDLAEDCPRIVLAHGAVHGFESTDYNQDSAGQSERINRIDLDMIQHGQVDYIALGDWHNLKQVGDRAWYCGTPEPDRFDQGDQDQRGQVLVFDIDRGTCPIPKSVSTAGLHWHNLRVQLRTTSDLDRLERTLQQRIGSRVGRDLLRLEINGQLSLREYQRFDALIEVLRTQLLHVRIKGTCHRRPGQEELLAMTDRSEDHLISSIALQLQGELENLELTKSLTTEQQSEAELIELALCELHRLCSESSLNN from the coding sequence TTGCCCCGATTTCTCCATACCGCTGACTGGCAAATCGGCAAGCCCTTTAGGAATATCACAGATCCTCATAAGCGCTTTCGCCTGCAACAGCAGCGGATCTTGTCTGTTTCACGGATCGCTGCTGTTGCCGAAGAGCACAACGTAGATGCCGTGCTGGTGGCAGGCGATCTGTTCGATTCCAGCACCGTCCCATCAGCTGTGGTGATGGAGGTCTTGGAAGTGATTGGTTCTATGAATCGTCCAGTCCTGGTGATCCCGGGCAATCATGACCATGGTGGAGCTGGAGGTGTTTGGCAGCGCCAGGATGTTCAAAGGCAGTTGAAGGAACGAGCACCTTTGATGCAGTTGCTTCTTAAACCGGAGCCGGTTTTGCTTGATCAAGCGCTTGTTTTGCCTTGCCCTCTGCTACGTCAGCGCGATAGCGAAGACCCCTCAGCTTGGATCAGTCAGCTGGATTGGCAGGATCTAGCTGAAGATTGTCCTCGAATTGTTCTTGCACATGGAGCTGTGCACGGATTCGAGAGCACTGATTACAACCAAGACAGTGCTGGTCAGTCGGAGCGGATCAACCGCATTGATCTTGACATGATCCAACATGGGCAGGTTGATTACATCGCTCTTGGCGACTGGCACAATCTCAAACAAGTAGGAGATCGTGCTTGGTATTGCGGAACCCCTGAACCGGATCGCTTTGATCAGGGAGACCAGGACCAGCGTGGGCAGGTTTTAGTTTTTGATATTGATCGAGGGACATGTCCCATACCGAAGTCTGTATCAACGGCTGGGTTGCACTGGCACAATCTTCGGGTACAGCTCAGAACCACAAGCGATCTTGATCGACTGGAGCGGACTCTCCAGCAGCGCATTGGAAGTCGAGTAGGCCGTGATCTATTGAGGCTTGAAATTAATGGACAACTGAGCCTTCGTGAGTATCAACGCTTTGATGCCTTAATCGAGGTGCTAAGGACGCAATTGCTGCATGTACGCATCAAAGGAACCTGCCATCGACGTCCAGGTCAGGAAGAACTTCTGGCCATGACTGATCGCAGTGAAGATCATTTGATTAGTTCTATTGCCTTACAACTACAGGGAGAACTTGAAAACCTTGAACTTACAAAATCTCTTACAACTGAACAGCAGAGCGAAGCCGAGCTGATCGAGTTAGCTCTTTGTGAACTCCATCGGCTTTGCAGTGAGTCATCCTTAAATAACTGA
- a CDS encoding helix-turn-helix domain-containing protein codes for MGLSPLVFEVKSLTPRERFVLRLVCDGFTNREIGHQMFIAETTARGHVNSILRKLGVRNRAAAAAEGIRRQWVS; via the coding sequence ATGGGTCTGTCACCCTTAGTGTTCGAAGTGAAATCATTAACGCCTCGGGAACGCTTTGTCCTCCGTCTGGTGTGTGACGGGTTCACCAACCGGGAGATTGGTCACCAGATGTTCATTGCAGAAACAACTGCTCGAGGACATGTCAACTCGATCCTTCGCAAATTAGGTGTCCGTAATCGTGCGGCAGCAGCTGCTGAGGGTATACGACGTCAATGGGTTTCCTAA
- a CDS encoding phosphotransferase enzyme family protein codes for MTSNALMSIAGHFCAQGNISSIDVLGSGNVNDTFLVALSGIEPQNFVLQRINTNVFDRPDLVMKNMLNLVEHVERKLASRPSELISRRWEIPRVLPVRGLDEHWIEQDGQFWRSITYINSATTVEVLRDYKHAKEIGYALGMFHYLISDLPNDGLADTLENFHVTPAYLQQFDIAQTIGCSGSVTNLKRDSRLSSAMDFIETRRAGVDVLEAALCRGELKKRPIHGDPKINNVMIDNITSQAVGLIDLDTVKPGLVHYDIGDCLRSCCNPAGEEASDISQVHFDLSVCEAILDGYLSVARGFLSERDYHYIPECIKLIPFELGLRFLTDHLNGNIYFKTKHPNQNLDRAEVQFRLMESIEAHWTSIVGMVERLRSQS; via the coding sequence ATGACCAGCAATGCACTAATGAGTATTGCTGGTCATTTTTGTGCTCAAGGAAATATATCAAGTATTGATGTACTGGGGTCTGGTAACGTCAATGATACTTTTCTAGTGGCCTTGAGTGGTATTGAACCTCAAAACTTTGTTCTTCAACGTATCAACACCAATGTGTTTGATCGACCTGATCTCGTGATGAAAAACATGCTCAACCTTGTTGAGCATGTGGAAAGAAAATTAGCCTCACGTCCATCAGAGCTAATCAGCAGGAGATGGGAGATCCCAAGAGTTCTACCAGTCCGTGGCTTAGATGAACATTGGATTGAACAAGATGGACAGTTCTGGCGTTCCATCACCTACATCAACTCCGCTACAACTGTTGAGGTACTCCGCGACTATAAACACGCTAAAGAAATCGGATATGCACTTGGCATGTTTCATTATCTCATCAGTGATCTCCCCAACGATGGATTAGCAGACACGCTTGAGAATTTTCACGTTACTCCTGCATACTTACAACAGTTCGACATCGCCCAAACCATAGGATGCAGTGGTAGCGTTACAAATTTGAAGCGAGACTCACGCCTTAGCTCGGCGATGGATTTCATAGAGACCCGTCGCGCTGGCGTCGATGTACTAGAAGCCGCTCTTTGTCGTGGTGAATTAAAGAAGCGTCCCATTCATGGTGATCCGAAGATCAACAATGTCATGATCGACAACATCACAAGCCAGGCGGTGGGGTTGATTGACCTCGATACCGTCAAGCCTGGCCTGGTTCACTATGACATTGGTGATTGCCTTCGTTCCTGTTGTAATCCAGCAGGAGAGGAAGCTAGCGATATCAGCCAGGTTCACTTTGATCTCTCAGTATGTGAAGCAATTCTTGATGGATACCTATCTGTAGCAAGAGGCTTCTTGAGTGAAAGGGATTATCACTACATCCCCGAGTGCATCAAATTGATCCCATTTGAACTTGGTTTGCGCTTCCTTACTGATCACCTCAATGGCAACATCTACTTCAAAACGAAACATCCAAACCAAAACCTTGATCGCGCGGAGGTGCAGTTCCGCCTCATGGAAAGTATTGAAGCTCATTGGACCTCTATTGTTGGCATGGTAGAGCGCCTGAGGAGCCAAAGCTAA
- a CDS encoding DOMON-like domain-containing protein produces MARHAVMTRQVCTLVPYEPRQKPSLLVSAEFVWHEEGILELSYGLRSRGEAGLNDIQIPATAISPQRCDELWSNTCFEAFLAHPGQENYWELNVAPSGNWNLYSLENYRNGLKPELGVLLPNISIHAGPKDFRCDVLLNLQPWLPGISCPEFSLAAVMKHADASYSYWAIRHTGQGPDFHDRRSFIQP; encoded by the coding sequence ATGGCTCGCCATGCTGTCATGACACGCCAAGTATGCACTCTGGTTCCCTATGAACCAAGGCAGAAACCAAGCTTACTAGTTAGTGCTGAGTTTGTATGGCATGAAGAAGGGATTCTTGAGCTCAGTTATGGGCTTCGAAGTCGAGGAGAAGCTGGGCTCAACGATATTCAAATACCAGCCACTGCAATTTCACCACAGCGATGTGATGAGCTTTGGTCAAACACGTGCTTCGAGGCATTCCTAGCACATCCTGGGCAAGAGAACTACTGGGAACTCAATGTTGCCCCTAGTGGTAATTGGAATCTTTACTCCCTTGAGAACTACCGCAACGGACTCAAACCAGAGCTCGGCGTACTCCTCCCAAACATCAGCATCCATGCTGGACCAAAAGATTTTCGCTGTGATGTACTTCTCAATTTACAGCCCTGGTTGCCAGGTATTTCCTGCCCAGAGTTCTCTCTCGCTGCGGTCATGAAACATGCCGATGCAAGTTATAGCTATTGGGCCATTCGCCATACAGGCCAAGGTCCAGACTTTCATGACCGCCGAAGTTTCATTCAACCCTAA
- a CDS encoding SDR family NAD(P)-dependent oxidoreductase, translated as MTKAPSSTVQSRRILLTGASSGIGYQAAVRMHRAGHQLILPCRDRSTATATLKKLSEETAQHQQERSPVSAPVMDLADLESIKHCADELLRIGQPIDTLILNAGLQYTGAAKAQLSSQGYELTIAVNHLGHQALSIRLLPLLDEGRSPRVVVTASEVHDSNSPGGRFGKPSGLGDLTGLKTGAGFEMIDGSSNFNADKAYKDSKLCNVLFARELARRLSLRSTQIPVLAWAPGLVIPRSSGGFFRYSRRYNEWGQRVFSLVVRDLLRISESTENAGSLLSRLATDQSLSTSPFSYRSNRLDGPGKHRFEEANVSKEAQDNNLAKSLWEVSAELIGLPTELPPASVSQC; from the coding sequence ATGACCAAAGCCCCCTCGTCAACAGTCCAAAGCCGCCGAATCCTGCTCACAGGAGCAAGTTCTGGAATCGGCTATCAAGCTGCAGTTCGAATGCATCGTGCCGGGCATCAGCTAATTCTGCCTTGTCGAGATCGTTCTACAGCCACGGCAACGCTTAAAAAGCTCTCAGAAGAGACAGCTCAACATCAGCAAGAGAGAAGCCCAGTTTCAGCTCCAGTCATGGACTTAGCTGATTTGGAAAGCATCAAACATTGTGCTGATGAGCTATTGAGAATCGGCCAACCAATCGATACCTTGATCCTAAATGCTGGCCTTCAATACACTGGTGCAGCAAAAGCGCAGCTCTCATCTCAGGGCTACGAACTCACCATCGCAGTGAATCATCTTGGTCATCAGGCCTTGAGCATCCGCCTATTACCGCTGTTAGATGAAGGGAGGAGCCCACGTGTAGTGGTAACAGCTTCCGAGGTGCATGACTCCAATTCTCCTGGCGGACGCTTTGGCAAGCCTTCTGGCTTAGGTGATTTGACGGGTCTCAAAACCGGAGCCGGCTTTGAGATGATTGATGGCAGTTCAAACTTTAATGCAGACAAGGCCTACAAGGACAGCAAGCTTTGCAACGTACTGTTCGCTCGGGAATTGGCAAGACGACTGAGTTTGCGTTCCACACAGATACCAGTGCTGGCATGGGCACCAGGGCTAGTGATACCTCGCAGCTCAGGAGGCTTCTTTCGATACAGTCGGCGCTACAACGAATGGGGTCAGCGGGTCTTTTCACTAGTGGTGCGAGATCTGTTGCGCATTAGCGAATCAACAGAGAATGCGGGGTCTCTACTGTCGAGACTTGCGACAGATCAATCGTTAAGCACATCTCCATTTAGCTATCGAAGCAATCGGCTTGACGGTCCAGGGAAGCACCGTTTTGAAGAAGCAAATGTAAGTAAGGAAGCACAGGACAACAATCTGGCCAAGTCGCTCTGGGAAGTGAGCGCCGAGCTGATAGGACTACCTACTGAGCTACCACCTGCCTCAGTATCACAATGCTAA
- a CDS encoding CDP-alcohol phosphatidyltransferase family protein: MPKLPPEHKFWDLSDYARPGAIWLVKQLLPTSIGAITLTWLFTAVGLVSVVLIFNRYALTLAGSLLILKSLLDAADGEMARARNRPSHTGRYLDSINDLILNGLVLFSIGIPLMIPVWKITLTWISFQLQGTIFNYFYVIKRHQASGDKTSRISEVTSPVPYPQENPRVLFMLHKLYLIFYGWQDWIIDTMFKGNQITNSRSRPIPNWIMSLISIFGLGFQLLIIAILLCTNNLELTFPIFLVVYNIIAALVVFSVLILGSKKLQKRAERL; encoded by the coding sequence ATGCCAAAACTCCCCCCTGAACATAAGTTTTGGGACCTGTCAGATTATGCACGTCCAGGAGCAATATGGCTGGTAAAACAACTGCTACCTACATCGATAGGCGCTATCACATTGACATGGCTATTTACCGCAGTAGGCCTAGTCAGTGTGGTGCTAATTTTTAATCGTTATGCACTTACACTTGCAGGCTCACTACTGATCTTAAAAAGCTTGCTTGATGCGGCAGATGGTGAAATGGCTCGCGCAAGAAATCGACCATCACATACTGGTAGATACTTGGACTCAATAAATGATTTAATTCTGAACGGGCTTGTGTTGTTTTCGATTGGCATCCCGCTGATGATACCTGTTTGGAAAATTACGCTGACCTGGATCTCATTTCAACTACAAGGGACCATATTTAATTATTTTTATGTGATTAAAAGGCATCAGGCATCCGGGGATAAAACAAGCCGTATATCCGAAGTGACATCTCCAGTTCCTTACCCTCAAGAGAACCCAAGAGTCTTATTTATGCTTCATAAGCTATATCTAATTTTTTACGGGTGGCAGGACTGGATTATCGACACAATGTTCAAGGGCAATCAAATAACCAACTCAAGATCTCGCCCAATCCCAAACTGGATTATGAGCTTAATCTCAATCTTTGGATTGGGATTCCAACTACTGATTATAGCGATACTTCTCTGCACCAATAACCTAGAGCTAACCTTCCCTATCTTTTTGGTCGTCTACAACATCATCGCGGCACTGGTTGTATTTAGTGTTTTAATATTAGGGTCAAAAAAGTTACAGAAAAGGGCCGAAAGGCTCTAG
- a CDS encoding transglycosylase SLT domain-containing protein, whose amino-acid sequence MDGSVSGGGLISAIEPLLVSSGSVIFTFELVVMGKRHLALMLFSAGVLSLMGSLALKSLSTTNVFVAERQSASKDSILPSDADRPRMADGRHYPIVPDDPIKLADLLQEVEEALLQPSTPEEDLPSLGHQQQLIYRVLSKDLPTSNKVLAHLPSRWRHVAERHLAARREFLAMHRRSFRPRLMPAWRIIPPEPAEKLLSYYRKAESSTGIDWEVLAAVNLVETGMGRIDGLSVANAQGPMQFLPTTWQENGIGEGDIRDPHDAIQAAARYLVRRGGLQDIRKGLWGYNNSDHYGRAVLEYTALLKEDPRAFTGLYHWEIHFDIDAGDLWLPVGYNQNKPIPVSTYLRKFPASSPR is encoded by the coding sequence ATGGACGGCAGCGTAAGCGGCGGCGGGCTGATCAGTGCCATCGAGCCTTTGTTGGTTAGTTCCGGTAGCGTCATCTTTACCTTTGAGTTGGTTGTCATGGGGAAACGCCACCTCGCTCTAATGCTTTTCAGCGCTGGGGTTCTAAGCCTCATGGGTAGCTTGGCTTTGAAGTCACTAAGTACCACGAATGTTTTTGTGGCGGAACGCCAATCGGCATCAAAAGATTCGATTCTGCCAAGCGATGCCGATCGGCCACGTATGGCTGATGGGCGTCATTACCCCATCGTTCCAGATGATCCGATCAAGCTTGCGGATCTTCTTCAAGAGGTAGAAGAAGCGTTGCTTCAACCATCAACACCTGAAGAAGATCTACCAAGCCTTGGCCATCAACAACAGCTCATCTACCGGGTGTTGTCTAAGGATCTACCCACTTCTAATAAGGTGCTGGCTCACTTGCCGAGCCGTTGGCGTCATGTGGCTGAACGGCATTTAGCCGCAAGGCGTGAGTTTCTTGCGATGCACAGGAGATCCTTTAGACCTCGCTTAATGCCGGCCTGGAGAATCATTCCGCCCGAGCCTGCAGAGAAGTTATTGAGCTATTACCGCAAAGCAGAAAGTTCAACTGGTATCGATTGGGAAGTTTTGGCGGCAGTGAACCTTGTTGAGACAGGAATGGGCCGCATCGATGGTCTCTCTGTAGCTAATGCTCAAGGACCGATGCAGTTTTTGCCAACAACTTGGCAAGAGAATGGTATTGGAGAAGGTGACATCCGTGACCCCCATGACGCGATTCAGGCAGCCGCGCGCTATCTAGTACGCCGCGGCGGGCTACAAGATATCCGTAAAGGGTTGTGGGGATATAACAATAGCGACCATTACGGAAGGGCCGTGCTCGAATACACAGCCTTATTGAAGGAAGATCCGCGCGCATTCACTGGGCTTTATCATTGGGAAATTCACTTTGACATTGATGCTGGGGATTTATGGCTGCCTGTTGGTTATAACCAAAACAAGCCAATTCCTGTGTCTACCTATTTAAGGAAGTTTCCAGCAAGTAGCCCAAGATAA